One genomic window of Nicotiana sylvestris chromosome 10, ASM39365v2, whole genome shotgun sequence includes the following:
- the LOC104243150 gene encoding F-box protein At1g70590-like, with protein sequence MAAAGPTEYQMMNQRTWPHKSDSGPRFTAFSFMSKTPENHNPRKNNPTNHNLQFNPISSSNQEHSTDNFTQLPNDVLLKIAATFTLPNLRAASQVCKSWCDALRPLREAMLFLKYGKNFKHGRGGVEVNLNKALDSFLQGAARGSTLAMVDAGLLYWEMGRKEQGVSFYRKAAVLGDPAGQCNLGISLLEANPPDIEEAIKWMYKASIAGYVRAQYQLALCLHKGRGPSRDLKEAARWYLKAAEGGYVRAMYNTAICYSVGEGLSQSHKLARKWMKRAADRGHSKAQFEHGLSIFSEGNMMKAVVYLELATRAGETAADHVKYVILQQISTSSRDRAMLLADNWHPLPSSSR encoded by the exons ATGGCAGCTGCAGGGCCCACAGAATACCAGATGATGAATCAAAGAACATGGCCACACAAATCGGATAGTGGTCCTCGTTTCACCGCCTTTTCATTCATGTCAAAAACACCCGAAAATCATAATCCAAGAAAAAACAACCCCACAAACCATAATCTCCAATTCAATCCAATTTCATCATCAAATCAAGAACATTCCACAGATAATTTCACACAACTCCCTAACGACGTGTTATTGAAAATAGCTGCCACTTTCACTTTGCCAAATTTACGTGCTGCTTCACAGGTATGCAAGTCTTGGTGTGATGCACTTAGACCCTTAAGAGAAGCCATGTTGTTTCTCAAATATGGTAAGAATTTCAAGCATGGGCGTGGTGGGGTTGAGGTTAATTTGAATAAGGCACTTGACTCCTTCCTTCAAGGTGCGGCTCGTGGGTCAACTTTGGCTATGGTTGATGCTGGCTTGCTTTATTGGGAAATGGGGAGAAAGGAACAAGGGGTTTCCTTTTATAGAAAGGCTGCTGTACTTGGTGACCCTGCTGGTCAGTGTAACTTGGGCATTTCCCTCTTGGAAG CTAATCCACCAGACATTGAGGAGGCTATCAAATGGATGTACAAAGCTTCTATTGCAGGCTATGTTCGAGCTCAGTACCAGCTTGCCCTTTGTTTACATAAAGGTCGTGGCCCGAGTAGGGATCTTAAGGAAGCG GCAAGGTGGTATCTGAAGGCAGCAGAAGGTGGATATGTCCGTGCCATGTATAACACTGCAATATGCTACTCAGTGGGAGAAGGTCTATCGCAGTCTCATAAATTAGCAAGGAAATGGATGAAGAGAGCAGCTGATCGAGGTCATAGCAAAGCCCAGTTTGAGCATGGACTTAGTATATTTTCC GAAGGTAACATGATGAAAGCTGTGGTGTATTTGGAACTTGCCACTCGTGCTGGTGAGACAGCAGCTGATCACGTCAAGTATGTTATACTTCAACAGATATCCACTTCTTCTCGTGACAGAGCCATGCTTCTTGCTGATAATTGGCATCCTTTGCCTTCTTCATCCCGCTGA